From the genome of Streptacidiphilus rugosus AM-16, one region includes:
- a CDS encoding helical backbone metal receptor codes for MATGTERTVSDDQGTELRLDPSRVERVVSLVPSLTEAVAATAPRLLVGATDWCTHPGDLDVARIGGTKNPDHDRIAALAPDLVIANEEENRQVDLDGLRAVGIPVWVTEVRTLEQAFASLERLLTDACGLAPPAWLDRARAAWDAVPGDPDSPWARAVVPIWRRPWMVLGRDTFAGDVLRRLGVRQLYAEHAERYPAIPVEELRGRGADLVVLPDEPYRFTAEDGPEAFPGLPAALVSGRHLTWYGPSLAEAPAILAAQLAAPVTGRG; via the coding sequence ATGGCCACAGGCACGGAACGCACCGTCAGCGACGATCAGGGCACGGAGCTGCGGTTGGACCCGAGCCGGGTCGAGCGGGTGGTGTCCTTGGTTCCCTCGCTCACCGAGGCCGTCGCCGCCACCGCCCCGCGGCTGCTGGTGGGCGCGACCGACTGGTGCACCCACCCGGGCGATCTCGACGTCGCCCGGATCGGGGGCACGAAGAACCCCGACCACGACCGGATCGCCGCGCTGGCCCCCGACCTCGTCATCGCCAACGAGGAGGAGAACCGCCAGGTCGACCTGGACGGCCTGCGCGCGGTCGGCATCCCGGTCTGGGTGACCGAAGTGCGTACCCTGGAGCAGGCGTTCGCCAGTCTGGAGCGGCTGCTGACGGACGCCTGCGGACTCGCCCCTCCCGCCTGGCTCGACCGGGCGCGCGCCGCCTGGGACGCGGTGCCGGGCGACCCGGATTCGCCCTGGGCCCGCGCGGTGGTGCCGATCTGGCGGCGGCCCTGGATGGTGCTGGGCCGCGACACCTTCGCCGGGGACGTGCTGCGGCGCCTCGGCGTCCGGCAGCTCTACGCCGAGCACGCCGAACGCTATCCCGCGATCCCGGTCGAGGAACTGCGCGGCCGGGGCGCGGACCTGGTGGTGCTGCCCGACGAGCCCTACCGCTTCACCGCCGAGGACGGACCCGAGGCGTTCCCCGGCCTGCCCGCCGCACTGGTCAGCGGTCGGCATCTGACCTGGTACGGGCCCTCGTTGGCCGAGGCCCCCGCGATCCTGGCGGCGCAGCTGGCCGCCCCGGTCACCGGCCGCGGCTGA
- a CDS encoding adenosylcobinamide amidohydrolase gives MIANPPIDDAWPPVVARAARREDGACRHLLVWRAGPGWRMVSSAVLGGGIGERHWVLNAQVRAGYSRMDPDRHLAELAAAQGLHGPGVGLMTAAEVDDGTRAADGGVHAVVTTGIGVPTWAADPARADGATGFRPGTINILAVVPAPVADAGLVNLLATATEAKVQALLDAGYDCSGTPSDAVCVAVRTPRAGEVADPFGGPRSTWGARLARAVHQAVHEGALRDRARRSGGPVIPHERTGARCPVSDLRLAGPVPA, from the coding sequence ATCATCGCGAACCCGCCGATCGACGACGCATGGCCCCCGGTCGTCGCCCGCGCCGCACGGCGGGAGGACGGCGCGTGCCGGCACCTGCTGGTGTGGCGGGCCGGGCCCGGCTGGCGCATGGTCAGCAGCGCGGTGCTCGGCGGCGGCATCGGCGAGCGCCACTGGGTGCTCAACGCCCAGGTCCGCGCCGGGTACAGCCGGATGGACCCGGACCGGCACCTGGCCGAACTGGCCGCCGCGCAGGGCCTGCACGGCCCCGGCGTCGGGCTGATGACGGCCGCGGAGGTGGACGACGGCACCCGGGCCGCCGACGGCGGCGTGCACGCCGTGGTCACCACCGGCATCGGCGTTCCCACCTGGGCCGCCGATCCGGCCCGCGCCGACGGGGCCACCGGATTCCGGCCGGGGACGATCAACATCCTGGCCGTGGTCCCCGCCCCGGTCGCCGACGCCGGACTGGTCAACCTGCTCGCCACCGCCACCGAGGCGAAGGTGCAGGCGCTGCTGGACGCCGGCTACGACTGCTCGGGCACCCCCTCGGACGCGGTCTGCGTCGCGGTCCGCACGCCGAGGGCGGGCGAGGTCGCGGACCCGTTCGGCGGACCGCGCTCCACCTGGGGCGCGCGCCTGGCCCGCGCCGTCCACCAGGCCGTGCACGAGGGCGCGCTGCGCGACCGCGCCCGCCGCTCGGGCGGCCCGGTCATCCCGCACGAGCGGACCGGGGCGCGCTGTCCGGTGTCCGACCTGCGGCTCGCCGGTCCCGTCCCGGCCTGA
- a CDS encoding ABC transporter permease, protein MRAVWRAARAGVRRRRLQTFVIGLVVLVSTMTIVVALGLLDAASAPFDRAFDRQQGAQLDVTFDAAKVTPGQLAATSRLPGVAAAAGPFAQAVADLDRQVVVHDVGPVTVVGRADPGGAVDRVNLWAGHWATGPGEVVFSSPPGVGGEGTRAALGRRIELSGVPFTVVGLASSVSRTADAWVAPDRIALLHPTSAQMLYRFADAAGDSALRTDLRTVAGAVPAGALTAAQSYLNLKQRAEHSPNTFVPFLMVFGVLGLLVAVLIVGNVVSGAVVSGFRHIGVLKAIGFTPNQVVAVYLVMVSVPALAGCVLGTVLGDLAEQPLLRQIFNGMSGADLADSVGLSPWVDLVALSGLPVLVLLAALLPSLRARSLPAARAISAGSAQRRGRALRIQRRLTGSPLPRSVSLGLGLPFARPGRSLLTLAAVVLGVTTVTFSTGLATTVTAFGKAAEGGGAYQVVVDAGRADVGMTAPTHTDAQIQSLLGTLPGAAQVTASAYVPVRLPGVAEGLTLVAYRGTSADLGTLVVSGRWFRGPGEIVVPPGFLTLHELAVGDRFTLRTARRAEPVTIVGETLSGDPDYVSTDWATATAVDPGVEGTQYLVKLTGGTSVDAYQAAVRAADRGLYPTAKETVNAGAMTAVGSASVLSLLLGTVAALGVFNTVVLNARERRRDLGMLKSIGMTPRQVTAMMVTSMSALGLAGGAVGVPLGILAERLILPVTGRAGGIDFPASMREVWHPGNVTLLVLSGVALAALGALIPRGRRRG, encoded by the coding sequence ATGAGAGCCGTGTGGCGAGCGGCCCGCGCGGGGGTGCGGCGGCGCAGGCTGCAGACCTTCGTCATCGGCCTGGTGGTCCTGGTCTCGACCATGACGATCGTGGTCGCGCTGGGACTGCTGGACGCCGCCTCCGCCCCCTTCGACCGGGCCTTCGACCGGCAGCAGGGCGCACAGCTGGACGTGACCTTCGACGCGGCGAAGGTCACGCCCGGTCAGCTCGCGGCGACGTCCCGGCTGCCCGGCGTCGCGGCCGCCGCCGGACCGTTCGCCCAGGCCGTGGCCGATCTGGACCGGCAGGTGGTGGTGCACGACGTCGGACCGGTGACGGTCGTCGGCCGGGCCGATCCCGGCGGCGCCGTGGACCGGGTGAACCTGTGGGCGGGCCACTGGGCCACCGGACCGGGCGAGGTGGTGTTCAGCTCGCCGCCGGGCGTCGGCGGTGAGGGCACGCGCGCCGCGCTCGGCCGCAGGATCGAGCTGTCCGGGGTCCCGTTCACCGTCGTGGGTCTGGCTTCCAGCGTCAGCCGGACCGCCGACGCGTGGGTCGCGCCGGACCGGATCGCGCTGCTCCACCCGACCTCGGCGCAGATGCTGTACCGCTTCGCCGACGCGGCCGGCGACAGCGCGCTGAGGACGGACCTCCGAACCGTCGCCGGGGCGGTGCCCGCCGGGGCGCTCACCGCCGCGCAGTCCTACCTGAACCTGAAGCAGCGGGCCGAGCACAGTCCGAACACCTTCGTGCCGTTCCTCATGGTCTTCGGGGTGCTGGGGTTGCTCGTCGCCGTGCTGATCGTGGGGAACGTGGTCAGCGGCGCGGTGGTCTCCGGGTTCCGGCACATCGGCGTGCTGAAGGCGATCGGGTTCACGCCGAACCAGGTGGTGGCCGTCTACCTGGTGATGGTGTCGGTGCCGGCGCTCGCGGGCTGCGTCCTGGGCACGGTGCTGGGCGACCTCGCGGAACAGCCGCTGCTCCGGCAGATCTTCAACGGCATGAGTGGCGCGGACCTGGCCGACAGCGTCGGGCTGAGCCCGTGGGTGGACCTGGTCGCCCTCTCGGGTCTGCCCGTGCTGGTGCTGCTCGCCGCCCTGCTGCCGTCGCTGCGGGCGCGTTCGCTGCCGGCGGCGCGGGCGATCAGCGCCGGCAGCGCCCAGCGCAGGGGGCGCGCGCTGCGGATCCAGCGGCGGCTGACGGGTTCCCCGCTGCCGCGCTCGGTGAGCCTCGGGCTCGGTCTGCCCTTCGCCCGACCCGGACGGAGCCTGTTGACGCTGGCCGCGGTCGTGCTGGGCGTGACGACGGTGACCTTCTCCACCGGGCTGGCCACCACGGTCACCGCGTTCGGGAAGGCGGCGGAGGGCGGCGGCGCGTACCAGGTCGTGGTCGACGCGGGCCGCGCGGACGTCGGGATGACCGCGCCCACCCACACCGACGCGCAGATCCAGTCCCTGCTGGGGACCCTGCCCGGCGCCGCCCAGGTGACCGCCTCCGCCTACGTGCCGGTGCGCCTGCCCGGCGTCGCCGAGGGCCTGACCCTCGTCGCCTACCGGGGGACCTCCGCGGACCTGGGCACGCTGGTCGTCTCCGGACGCTGGTTCCGCGGGCCCGGCGAGATCGTGGTCCCGCCCGGCTTCCTGACCCTGCACGAGCTTGCCGTGGGCGACCGGTTCACCCTGCGGACCGCCCGCCGTGCGGAACCGGTGACGATCGTCGGCGAGACGCTCTCCGGTGATCCGGACTACGTCTCCACGGACTGGGCCACCGCGACGGCGGTCGACCCCGGCGTCGAGGGCACCCAGTACCTGGTGAAGCTGACCGGCGGCACGAGCGTCGACGCCTACCAGGCCGCAGTGCGCGCGGCGGACCGGGGCCTGTACCCCACGGCCAAGGAGACCGTCAACGCCGGTGCGATGACGGCCGTCGGCTCGGCCTCGGTGCTCAGCCTGCTGCTGGGCACGGTCGCGGCGCTGGGCGTGTTCAACACCGTGGTCCTGAACGCCCGGGAGCGGCGGCGGGATCTGGGCATGCTCAAGTCCATCGGGATGACGCCACGTCAGGTCACGGCGATGATGGTCACCTCCATGTCGGCGCTGGGCCTGGCCGGAGGAGCGGTCGGCGTGCCGCTCGGCATCCTGGCCGAGCGGCTCATCCTCCCGGTCACGGGGCGGGCCGGGGGCATCGACTTCCCCGCCTCGATGCGGGAGGTCTGGCATCCGGGCAACGTGACGCTGCTGGTGCTCTCCGGGGTCGCCCTGGCCGCCCTCGGCGCGTTGATCCCGCGCGGGCGGCGGCGCGGCTGA
- a CDS encoding deoxynucleoside kinase has product MSVICVGGMIGIGKTSVAEILAKALGSEVFYESVEDNPILPLFYTASPEEIQANRYPFLLQLYFLQTRFASIKEAYRQGDNVLDRSIYEDWYFAKVNHDLGRISSLEMGVYEGLLNEMMREIDGLPYRKAPDLMVYLKADFETVLHRIGLRGRDFEQDEGLVEYYRTLWSGYDDWVHKHYSASEVLVVDMNCTDVVNKPEDAERVAQQVKDALAQARLRA; this is encoded by the coding sequence ATGTCGGTGATCTGCGTCGGAGGCATGATCGGGATCGGCAAGACGAGCGTCGCGGAGATCCTGGCCAAGGCGCTCGGCAGTGAGGTCTTCTACGAGAGCGTGGAGGACAACCCGATTCTTCCGCTCTTCTACACGGCGAGCCCGGAGGAGATCCAGGCCAACCGCTACCCCTTCCTGCTCCAGCTCTACTTCCTGCAGACGCGGTTCGCCTCGATCAAGGAGGCCTACCGGCAGGGCGACAACGTCCTGGACAGGTCCATCTACGAGGACTGGTACTTCGCCAAGGTCAACCACGACCTGGGCCGGATCAGCTCCCTCGAGATGGGCGTGTACGAGGGCCTGCTCAACGAGATGATGCGGGAGATCGACGGCCTGCCGTACCGCAAGGCGCCCGATCTGATGGTCTACCTGAAGGCGGACTTCGAGACGGTGCTGCACCGGATCGGGCTGCGCGGCCGCGACTTCGAGCAGGACGAGGGTCTGGTGGAGTACTACCGGACGCTCTGGTCCGGCTACGACGACTGGGTGCACAAGCACTACTCGGCCAGCGAGGTCCTCGTCGTCGACATGAACTGCACCGACGTGGTGAACAAGCCCGAGGACGCGGAGCGCGTGGCGCAGCAGGTGAAGGACGCCCTGGCGCAGGCCAGGCTCCGCGCCTGA
- a CDS encoding MarC family protein, which translates to MSSITGPINITSTFVTFFAVVGPPKVMLTFAHVARGRTAAEARRVALLASAASALLGALCAWTAPYMAEFFHISPESLELAGGIIFFLYAVGLVLGMHLGADTPEEADEMHPLVSGFRELLLPYVVSPLAVTAVLVESLDREGWAWRSSVVGSFVAVAAINAVCMVATTGLLRKVHTTTLELCSRLLGLLLAAVGVELFLTGLDDAIRSWGHLSQH; encoded by the coding sequence ATGTCCTCGATCACCGGGCCGATCAACATCACCAGCACCTTCGTCACGTTCTTCGCGGTCGTGGGGCCCCCGAAGGTCATGCTGACCTTCGCCCACGTGGCACGGGGCCGCACCGCGGCTGAGGCGCGGCGCGTGGCGCTGCTCGCCTCCGCGGCGTCGGCCCTGCTGGGTGCGCTGTGCGCGTGGACCGCGCCCTACATGGCGGAGTTCTTCCACATCAGCCCGGAGTCACTGGAGTTGGCCGGCGGCATCATCTTCTTCCTCTACGCGGTGGGCCTGGTGCTCGGCATGCACCTGGGGGCGGACACCCCCGAGGAGGCGGACGAGATGCACCCGCTGGTCTCCGGCTTCAGGGAGCTGCTGCTGCCGTACGTGGTGAGCCCCCTGGCCGTGACCGCCGTCCTGGTGGAGTCCCTCGACCGGGAGGGCTGGGCCTGGCGCTCCAGCGTCGTGGGGTCCTTCGTCGCCGTCGCCGCGATCAACGCCGTCTGCATGGTCGCGACGACGGGACTGCTGCGCAAGGTGCACACGACCACGCTCGAGTTGTGCTCCCGGCTGCTGGGGCTGCTCCTCGCCGCCGTGGGCGTGGAACTCTTCCTCACCGGGCTGGACGACGCGATCAGGTCCTGGGGGCACCTCAGCCAGCACTGA
- a CDS encoding ABC transporter ATP-binding protein produces the protein MTRGSRNEPGTGGGSEAQPVVRLEDVRKEYGDHEALSGVSLEIRAGEAVAVMGPSGCGKSTLLNLVAGLDRPTSGRVTVHGEDLAALSETDLALFRRHRIGMVFQFFNLLDDLSALDNVALAAQLTGAPARQARRRAHELLDELGIADRRNAYPAVLSGGERQRVAVARALMNRPALLLADEPTGALDSHSGEQVMDLLLDLNQIGQTLLMVTHDARLATRCANRVVDLADGRVVGERSLERAG, from the coding sequence ATGACGCGTGGATCACGGAACGAGCCCGGAACGGGTGGGGGAAGCGAGGCGCAGCCGGTCGTGCGACTGGAGGACGTGCGCAAGGAGTACGGCGACCACGAAGCCCTGAGCGGGGTCTCCCTGGAGATCCGCGCCGGCGAGGCGGTCGCGGTGATGGGCCCCTCGGGCTGCGGCAAGTCGACGCTGCTCAACCTGGTGGCCGGACTGGACCGGCCCACGTCCGGCCGGGTCACCGTGCACGGCGAGGACCTCGCCGCACTGAGCGAGACCGACCTGGCGCTGTTCCGCCGGCACAGGATCGGGATGGTCTTCCAGTTCTTCAACCTGCTCGACGACCTCTCCGCCCTCGACAACGTCGCCCTCGCCGCCCAGCTCACCGGCGCCCCTGCGCGGCAGGCACGCCGCCGCGCCCATGAGCTGCTGGACGAGCTCGGCATCGCCGACCGGCGCAACGCCTACCCCGCCGTCCTCAGCGGCGGGGAGCGGCAGCGGGTCGCGGTCGCCCGGGCGCTGATGAACCGTCCGGCGCTGCTGCTGGCGGACGAGCCGACCGGGGCGCTGGACAGCCACTCCGGCGAGCAGGTGATGGACCTGCTGCTGGACCTGAACCAGATCGGGCAGACCCTGCTGATGGTCACGCACGATGCGCGGCTGGCGACCAGGTGCGCCAACCGGGTCGTGGACCTGGCCGACGGACGCGTGGTCGGCGAGCGCAGCCTGGAGCGTGCGGGATGA
- a CDS encoding Pls/PosA family non-ribosomal peptide synthetase, translating into MTLTPAPAQLATPLSVSTGPAPARWSAGPPAPPTTLLELLEATVRSAPTAPALDADGVVLDYAELHVAAQGVAAVLAERGVGPGDRVGVRAPSGTADLYLAILGVLCAGAAYVPVDVDDPDERAAMVWQDADVCAVIGAGCGITEGPGTPGCRPGPPEPSDDAWIIFTSGTTGRPKGVAVTHRSAAAFVEAEARLFLADAPLGRGDRVLAGLSVAFDASCEEMWLAWGHGACLVPAPRSLVKAGTELGPWLVERGISVVSTVPTLAALWPVEALDGVRLLIVGGEACPAELVERLDVPGREVWNTYGPTETTVVACAARLRAGQPVRIGLPLAGWELAVVDPEGREVPWGGTGELLIAGVGTARYLDAQKDAAKFRPHEALPGQRVYRSGDLVRADPEGLVFVGRADDQVKLGGRRIELGEVEAALLTLPGVRAAAAAVKRTGTSGQILVGYLVLDDPGATFDRADLRRRLLEVLPAALAPVLAVLPELPTRTSGKVDRAALPWPLPTADAPPDAASALTGTARWLAGEWQQLLGVPVDGDSNFFAVGGSSLSAARLVSALRDRYPGIGVADLYREPTLARFAERLDEVCAPTGGRREVRPTPRLVAVYQALVLMVLSVVGGLHWVLLLAALDNLLGPLPWTVHTSWWLIGAGWLLLSSAPGRAAIGVLGARALTARLRPGSHPRGGSAHLRLWTAERVAASFNIASVIGTPMASRYARMLGCRVGSHVDLHTLPPVTGLATFGDGCSVEPEADLAGWWLDGDLLHLGTIRVGAGARVGARSMLMPGADIGDGADIAPGSCVNGVVPARGRWHGSPARPDRSPVTAPWPAPLHRRSRAWSAAYALALPLGQLLPLLAATPALCILWLAVRHATALGRVGVTVVELCLPLVPATALLYALLLAAAIRLLSRPLVPGTHPAHGGVAWCAWLVHRLTDSARRTLFPLYASLLTPAWLRLLGARIGSRVEASTVLGLPGLMHVGDQAFLADDTLLAPFETRGGWLRLGTATVGRRSFVGNSAIVGPGRGLADDALVGVLSDAPEQAAARGSWLGRPGFPMQRSPERADAARTYEPARRLVWARAAVELCRLLPVLLTALLADAAVLVLQKLLDVYGLTVSVLAAGAVLLACGTAACLLTTAAKWLLVGRFRAGQQPLWSSFVWRNELFDVFVEVLAMPWLGGSLIGTPFLALWLRSLGARIGRGVWCETHWLPETDLVRIGDGASVNRSVVVQTHLFHDRLMRMDGVTIGAGATVGPHAITLPGSRLGDGTVVGPSSLVMRGESVPDHGCWFGNPVAPWQTAGAAER; encoded by the coding sequence ATGACGCTCACTCCTGCTCCCGCACAGCTCGCGACACCGCTGTCGGTGTCGACCGGGCCGGCGCCCGCGCGCTGGTCCGCCGGGCCTCCGGCGCCGCCCACCACGCTGCTGGAACTGCTCGAAGCGACGGTGCGATCGGCGCCGACCGCACCGGCGCTGGACGCCGACGGGGTGGTGCTGGACTACGCGGAGCTGCACGTGGCGGCCCAGGGCGTGGCCGCCGTGCTCGCCGAGCGGGGCGTCGGTCCCGGCGACCGTGTGGGAGTGCGGGCGCCCTCCGGCACTGCCGACCTGTACCTGGCGATCCTCGGCGTGCTCTGCGCGGGTGCCGCCTACGTCCCGGTGGACGTCGACGACCCGGACGAGCGCGCCGCCATGGTGTGGCAGGACGCGGACGTCTGCGCCGTGATCGGCGCCGGGTGCGGCATCACGGAGGGACCCGGCACGCCGGGCTGCCGCCCCGGCCCGCCCGAGCCGTCGGACGACGCGTGGATCATCTTCACCTCAGGGACCACCGGCCGGCCCAAGGGCGTCGCGGTCACCCACCGCTCAGCCGCCGCCTTCGTGGAGGCGGAGGCGAGGCTGTTCCTCGCGGACGCCCCGCTCGGACGCGGCGACCGGGTCCTGGCCGGGCTGTCCGTCGCCTTCGACGCCTCCTGCGAGGAGATGTGGCTGGCCTGGGGGCACGGCGCCTGCCTGGTCCCCGCACCGCGCTCGCTGGTCAAGGCCGGTACCGAGCTGGGCCCCTGGCTGGTGGAGCGGGGCATCAGCGTGGTCTCCACGGTGCCGACGCTCGCCGCGCTCTGGCCGGTCGAGGCCCTGGACGGCGTCCGGCTGCTGATCGTCGGCGGCGAGGCGTGCCCCGCCGAACTGGTCGAGCGACTGGACGTGCCGGGGCGCGAGGTGTGGAACACCTACGGCCCCACCGAGACCACGGTGGTGGCCTGCGCCGCCCGGCTGCGAGCCGGGCAGCCGGTGCGGATCGGGCTTCCGCTGGCCGGCTGGGAGCTGGCGGTCGTCGACCCGGAGGGCAGGGAGGTCCCCTGGGGCGGCACGGGCGAGCTGCTGATCGCAGGCGTCGGCACCGCGCGCTACCTCGACGCGCAGAAGGACGCCGCCAAGTTCCGCCCTCACGAGGCACTGCCGGGTCAACGGGTCTACCGCAGCGGGGATCTGGTCCGCGCCGATCCCGAAGGGCTGGTCTTCGTCGGGCGCGCCGACGACCAGGTCAAGCTCGGCGGACGCCGGATCGAGCTCGGCGAGGTCGAGGCCGCCCTGCTGACGCTGCCCGGGGTCAGGGCCGCGGCCGCCGCGGTGAAGCGGACCGGGACGAGCGGTCAGATCCTCGTCGGCTACCTGGTCCTGGACGACCCCGGGGCGACCTTCGACCGAGCCGACCTCCGGCGCCGTCTGCTGGAGGTGCTGCCTGCCGCCCTGGCGCCGGTGCTCGCCGTGCTGCCCGAACTGCCCACCCGGACCTCGGGGAAGGTCGACCGCGCCGCACTGCCCTGGCCGCTGCCCACCGCCGACGCCCCGCCGGACGCGGCCTCCGCCCTGACCGGCACGGCACGGTGGCTGGCGGGGGAGTGGCAACAACTGCTCGGCGTGCCCGTCGACGGAGACAGTAACTTCTTCGCCGTAGGAGGCAGCAGCCTGAGCGCCGCCCGGCTCGTCTCCGCGCTGCGCGACCGCTACCCGGGCATCGGCGTCGCCGACCTCTACCGGGAGCCGACGCTCGCCAGGTTCGCCGAGCGCCTGGACGAGGTGTGCGCCCCGACCGGAGGCCGAAGGGAGGTCCGCCCCACGCCGCGCCTGGTCGCCGTCTACCAGGCCCTGGTGCTGATGGTGCTGTCCGTCGTCGGCGGTCTGCACTGGGTGCTCCTGCTCGCCGCCCTGGACAACCTGCTGGGCCCGCTCCCGTGGACGGTGCACACCTCCTGGTGGCTGATCGGGGCCGGGTGGCTGCTGCTGTCCAGCGCACCGGGGCGGGCCGCGATCGGCGTGCTCGGCGCACGAGCGCTGACCGCCAGGCTGCGGCCGGGCAGCCACCCGCGCGGCGGCTCGGCGCACCTGCGGCTGTGGACGGCCGAACGCGTGGCGGCGAGCTTCAACATCGCCTCCGTGATCGGCACCCCGATGGCCTCCCGCTACGCCCGCATGCTGGGCTGCCGGGTCGGCTCGCACGTCGACCTGCACACCCTGCCGCCGGTCACCGGCCTGGCGACCTTCGGCGACGGGTGCTCCGTGGAACCGGAGGCCGACCTGGCCGGCTGGTGGCTCGACGGGGACCTGCTGCATCTGGGCACGATCCGCGTCGGGGCCGGGGCGCGGGTCGGCGCCCGCAGCATGCTGATGCCGGGCGCCGACATCGGCGACGGCGCGGACATCGCACCGGGCAGCTGCGTGAACGGCGTGGTGCCCGCCCGCGGTCGCTGGCACGGCTCCCCGGCACGGCCCGACCGCTCGCCGGTGACGGCCCCCTGGCCCGCCCCGCTGCACCGCCGCTCCAGGGCGTGGAGCGCGGCCTACGCGCTGGCCCTGCCGCTGGGCCAGCTGCTGCCGCTGCTCGCGGCGACGCCCGCGCTCTGCATCCTCTGGCTCGCGGTCCGGCACGCGACCGCCCTCGGGCGGGTCGGCGTCACCGTCGTGGAGCTGTGCCTGCCGCTGGTCCCGGCCACCGCCCTGCTCTACGCGCTGCTCCTCGCCGCCGCGATCCGTCTGCTCTCGCGCCCCCTCGTCCCCGGCACCCACCCCGCGCACGGCGGCGTGGCGTGGTGCGCCTGGCTGGTGCACCGGCTCACCGACAGCGCCCGGCGCACCCTCTTCCCGCTCTACGCGAGCCTGCTGACGCCCGCTTGGCTGCGCCTGCTCGGCGCCAGGATCGGCAGCCGGGTCGAGGCCTCGACCGTGCTGGGACTGCCAGGACTCATGCACGTCGGCGACCAGGCCTTCCTCGCCGACGACACGCTGCTGGCACCCTTCGAGACGCGCGGCGGCTGGCTGCGGCTGGGCACCGCCACCGTGGGCAGGCGCTCCTTCGTCGGCAACTCGGCCATCGTGGGACCGGGCCGCGGTCTGGCCGACGACGCGCTGGTGGGCGTGCTGTCCGACGCACCCGAGCAGGCGGCGGCGCGAGGCTCGTGGCTCGGCCGGCCCGGCTTCCCGATGCAGCGCAGCCCCGAGCGGGCGGACGCGGCGCGCACCTACGAGCCGGCGCGACGGCTGGTGTGGGCGCGGGCGGCGGTGGAGCTGTGCCGCCTGCTCCCGGTGCTGCTGACCGCCCTGCTCGCCGACGCCGCGGTGCTGGTGCTCCAGAAGCTCCTCGACGTCTACGGGCTGACGGTCTCCGTCCTCGCGGCGGGAGCCGTGCTGCTCGCCTGCGGGACGGCCGCCTGCCTGCTCACCACGGCGGCCAAGTGGCTGCTGGTCGGAAGGTTCCGCGCGGGACAGCAGCCGCTGTGGAGCTCCTTCGTGTGGCGCAACGAGCTGTTCGACGTGTTCGTCGAGGTCCTGGCGATGCCCTGGCTCGGCGGGTCCCTGATCGGGACCCCCTTCCTGGCCCTCTGGCTGCGCAGCCTCGGCGCCCGCATCGGCCGCGGGGTGTGGTGCGAGACGCACTGGCTCCCCGAGACCGACCTGGTCCGCATCGGCGACGGCGCGTCGGTCAACCGCAGCGTGGTCGTCCAGACGCACCTGTTCCACGACCGCCTGATGCGCATGGACGGCGTGACCATCGGCGCCGGCGCCACCGTGGGCCCGCACGCCATCACCCTGCCGGGCTCCCGCCTGGGCGACGGGACGGTGGTCGGCCCCTCGTCCCTGGTCATGCGCGGCGAGTCGGTGCCGGACCACGGCTGCTGGTTCGGCAACCCGGTCGCCCCCTGGCAGACCGCCGGCGCAGCGGAGCGTTGA